The genomic interval CGTGGTCGTAGACGAGGGTGAGGGTCGCCGCCGACTCGGCCTTCGGGTCCTCCTCCTCTTCGACGAGCCGCTTGCGGATGAGGTCCCGCACCGCCTCCGAGCGGTTCGCGACGCCGCTCTCGGCGAGAATCCGGTCGAACTTCCGGAGGAGGTCCGGTTCGATCGCGAGGCTGATCCGTTCGAGCTCCATGCCGCCTCCGTTATTACGTCCGCAGAAATCTTACTACGCCCCGGCCCGCCTCCGCGACCGGCTGGCTCCCGGTGCGACGCCGCTCCCGAGAGGTGAACGGCGCGAGAAGAACCGGCGTTGACGCCGCCCCGCCGTTTGTTAGACTGCTCTAACGATGATGCTCGTTCCAAACGCTCCTCCGGTCCCCATGAGCGAGCCCCTCGAGGACTACCTCGAGACCATCTACCTCCTCGTCCAGGAGCACGGCTTCGCCCGGGTGAAGGACATCGCGAAAGCCCGCGACGTCAAGGCCGCGACCGTCTCGATCGCGCTGCGAAAGCTCGCCGAGGCCGAGCTCGTGAACTACGTCCGACGCGAGTACATCGGCCTGACGGAGAAGGGCGAGGAGGCCGCGCGCCGCGTACTGACCCGGCACCGCCTCCTGACGCGTTTCTTCGAGGAGGTCCTCGGCATGTCGGCACACGCCGCGAGCGAGCAGGCGTGCGCCATGGAGCACGTCCTCACCGACGAGGCGATGGACCGGATGGTCCGCTTCTTCGAGTTCCTCGGGACCTGCCCTTCGGTCGTGAAGGCCTTCGGGCAGTGCCCGGCAGGGGCCCGTCCCGGCGACGAGCACCCCTGCGGCACCTCCTCCCCCGACTGCGCCCGTTGCAGCCTCAACCTCCAGGAGAGCTCCATGAGCATCGCCAGCATGAAGCCCGGGCAGAGCGCGATCGTCACCCAGATCACGGCGACGGGCGCCCTGCGCCAGCGGCTCCTCGACATGGGGATCCTCCCCGAGACTCCGATCGACGTCGAGCGTTCTGGCCCCGGCGGCCACCCGCTCTGGATCCGCTGCCAGGGCGCACGGCTCGCCCTCCGGCGCGCCGAGGCGTCGAGCATCCTCGTCCGTCGGCCCGCCTGATCGCGTCCCCTTTTTTCGCCGGAGTATTAGATGACTCTAACGTCGATAGCGCCCGCAACGACAACCGACTCCGCGGCGAAACCCCGGCGCCTCCGAGTCGCCCTCGCGGGGAACCCCAACTGCGGGAAGACCTCCCTCTTCAACGCCCTCACCGGCGCCCGGCAGCACGTCGCGAACTACCCCGGCGTGACCGTCGAGAAGCGGACCGGGGCGTTCGAGATCGACGGAGAGATGGCAGACGTCGTCGACCTCCCCGGGACGTACAGCCTGAGCGCCTTTTCTCCCGAGGAGCGCGTCGCCGAGGACGAGCTCGCGAGCGGCCCCGACGTCGTCGTCGTCGTCGCCGACTCGATGCAGCTCCAGAGGAACCTCGTCCTCCTCGCGCAGGTCCTCCTCGCCGGAGCGAACCCGGTCCTCTGCCTGAACATGGCCGACGAAGCGCGCGCGGCGGGCCAGAAGCTCGACGTCCCGATGATGGAGAAGCTCCTCGGGATCCCAGTCGTCGAGACGGTGGCGAGCCGCGGCCAGGGTCTCCCGGAGCTCCTCGACGCCCTCCGCCGCGCGGCCGAGGCCCCTCTCACCGGGCACCGCGTCGTACTCGGCGAACAGCTGGACGGCGCGCTCGGTGCCATCGCGGCCCGGCTTCCGCTGGGACCGCGTTCCGGGCTCAGCCGCGAGTGGACAGCCCTGCGACTCCTCCTCGACGACGACGCCGTCGCCAGCCGGCTCGCGGCAGTTCCTACGGGCGAGACCGCCGTCGCCGAGGCCCGCCGCCAGCGGACTCGCCTCGAATCCGAGACCGGCAGGGCGATCTCGGTCTTCGTGGCGGAGAGGACGTTCGGCTTCGTCGACGGCCTGCTGCGGGAAACCCGGACGCCGCCGCCGCGGATCGACACTCGCGTCCTCTCCGACCGGCTCGACGACGTGATCGCCCACCGGTACCTCGGCCTGCCGATCTTCGGCGCCGTCCTCTACGGGATCTTCTGGCTCACCTTCACCGTCGGCGAGGCTCCGATGGGATGGATCGAGGCGGGCGTCGGGTCGCTCGGGGAGCTCGTGACGGGCTTCTGGCCAGCGGGCTCGGAGTCGCTTCTGAGGTCGCTCCTCGTCGACGGAATCATCGCCGGGGTCGGAGGCGTCCTCGTCTTCCTCCCGAACATCCTCCTTCTCTTCCTCGGCCTCGCCCTCCTCGAGGACTCCGGGTACATGGCCCGCGCCGCCTTCCTGACCGACCGGGCGATGCACCGCTTCGGCCTTCACGGCAAGAGCTTCCTCCCGATGATGACCGGCTTCGGCTGCTCGGTCCCCGGGATCCTCGCGACACGGACCCTCGAGAACGAGCGCGACCGGCTGACGACGATGCTCGTCCTGCCGCTCATGTCGTGCGGGGCGCGCCTGCCGATCTGGATGCTCCTCGTCCCCGCGTTCTTCCCGCCCGCCTGGCGGGCGCCCGCGCTCTGGCTCATCTACGCGGCGGGCGTCGCCCTCGCGCTCGGCCTCGCGCTCCTCCTCCGCCGGACGCTCCTGAAGGGCGAGGACGCGCCGTTCGTCATGGAGCTGCCCCCGTATCGCATGCCCACGTTCCGGAGCGTCGTCCTCAAGATGCTCGACCGCGCCCGCCTCTACCTGAGCAAGGCGGGAACGGTGATCCTCGGGATCTCGATCCTCCTCTGGGCCGCGACGTCGTTCCCGAAACCGTCGTCGTACCTCATCGACGGGCGCGTCGCCGCCGGCGAGGCCGTCGCAGCGACCGACGTCGCCGCCGCGCGCGCTGCCGAAGAGCTCGAGTTCTCCGTCGCGGGCCGGGCCGGACGGTTCCTGGAGCCGGCGTTCGCTCCTCTCGGCTTCGACTGGAAGATGGTGACGGCCATGATCGGCGCCTTCGCGGCGAAGGAGGTCTTCGTCGCGCAGATGGGGATCGTCTACTCCATCGCCGACCCGGAGGAGGGCGCGGAAGGGCTCCGCGCCCGCCTCGCCCGCGACTACTCACCTCTCGTCGGCGTCAGCCTGATTCTCTTCCTCCTCATCTCCGCCCCCTGCATGGCGACGATCGCCGTGACGAAGCGCGAGTCGGGCCGCTGGCGCTGGGCGCTCCTGCAGCTCTTCGGCCTGACGGCCATCGCCTGGCTCGTCTCGTTCCTCGTCTACCAGGGCGGCCGGCTCGTCGCCTGAAGGAGAACCGCCCCTTGGACACGCTCATCACGATCGCCATCGTTGCCGCCGCCGCCGCCTGGGCGGGCCTGCGGGCCTGGCGCCGCGCAACCGCGAAGGCGGCCTCCTGCGCGGGAAGCTGTGCCGGCTGCGCCGGGAGCCGCGACCTTCGTCCGGCGGCCTCTTCCTGTCCGGAGGGCTCGGACGCGGCCATCCCGCGGGCCGGAGCCGCCACCGGGATCCCTCTCCCTTCCCGCTCCGAGAGGAGAGGCTGAAGCGATGCCGCTCTCTCTTGGCATCCCTGCGCGACTCGGGAGCCTCGTTCTCCGCATCGCCATGGCGGCCACTGCCGTCGCGTTCCCGTCCCGCCCGTCCGTCGCGGAGGAGACGCCCGACCCTGTGGCCGCTCACCCGTCCGAGCTCGAAAGCCTCAAGGCCACACTCGAGGAGATCCGCGAGGGGCTCGGCCTTTCCGGCTTCTTCGACGTCCGCGCCGCCGACACGCGGACCGACCCGAACGTCTTCTCGATGGGTGACTTCGAGCTCGACCTCGCCCGCGAGATCGGCAGGAAAGTCCAGATCGCCGCGGCCCTCGTCGTGAACGACGAGGGGGCCGAGCTCGCGGTCGGCTTCGTCGACGTCCACGTACTCGGGGCTCCGGTCGCGCCGCGCGGCCGCCTCCCCGTCGAGAAGGGCTTCCGTTTCCAGATCGGCCGGTTCGACGTCCCGTTCGGGGGCGACTGGCAGTACTTCGCCGCGAAAGACCGGCCCGAGCTCTCCGCCCCGCTCACGACCGAGATCGTGATGGACGGCGGCTACAACGACGTCGGCCTCCGCCTCCTCGGTGGGACCGGGAGCCTCTCCTGGTCGGCGTACTGGCTGCGCGGCGGAGGAAAAGGCACGCTCGTTGGCGGACGTCTCGGCCTCATGCCGTTCGACAACCCCTACCGGCTCCGCGGGCGGGTGCGGGCGGTCGAGCTCGGCGTCTCCGCACTCCACGACTTCGACGGCGGCGGCGGGACCGAATCGACCTCCTTCGCCGTCGACTCCGAGCTCCGCGGCCCGCGCGGCCGGCTCCGAGCGGAATACCTGCGGCGGGACCTGCGCCCCGTCGAGGGACGTGAGGAGCGCCTGGTCCGCTCGGGCTTCCACGTGACGGCGACGTTCGACGCCGGCGCGCCGGCTGGCGTCCCGCTGACGCCGTACGCGCGCTACGACACGGCCAGGAGGAACCCTCGGGGCGCAGGAACTCCCTGGGCGAGGAGGCGTGGGGCCGCACGGAGCGTCTTTCGGCAGGCCTGAACGGCCTCTTCTTCGACATCGTGTCCCTGAAGCTCGAATACCAGCGGACCCTCTCCGCGCCGCCCGCCGTCGAGGCGGAGGAGGAGTTCCACCGGGACTCGTTCCTCGCCCAGGTCGTCGTCTCTTTCTAGGGGCCGATGCGCAAGACCAGCCTATGGGTCGGGGCCGCGGGGCCCCGGAAAGCCCAGGAGAACCTCCATGCCGAAGGTAAGAACCGCTGCGCTGCTTCTCTCCCTCTGCGTACGCGCCGCTCCTGGCGCCGCCCTCGCATCCGAGGGGAACCGCGCCGCCGGCGGTCACCCCTCCTGGACCGCCGAGAGCTGCCTCTCTTGCCACCGCGCGGAGGAGGCGTCCGCGATCTCCTGCGCGTCCGCCGGCCCTGCCGGACGCTCTGCGCCTCCTGCCACGAGTTCCGCGACGGGCACCACCCGGTCGGCGTGTCGATCCCGCGCGCGGTGCCGGAACCCCTCCTCCTGACGAAGGCCGGGACGAACACCTGCGTCACGTGCCACGACACCACGCGGCCGCGCGCAGACCGTGCGCCGTGGGCCTCGACGAGCCTGTTCGAGCGCATCGCGCGCAGGCCCTCGGAGCATCGGACCTACTACCTCGCAATGCGGAACGAGAAGGGTCAGCTCTGCCGGAACTGCCACTGATCGCCGCGACCGGTCCTCGCATTCCCGATGCGGCGGCCGGTCCTCCCGGTGTTCAGCTCTTCCGCTGCCTGTCCTTCGGCGTCACGCAGGTCCCCGTCGCGCGGCAGACCACGACCGGCGGGTCGAGAACCTCGGCGGCGGAGTCGTTGATCTCCGGCGCCGAGCGGACGACCTTGCGCGCCTCGAACGCCATCTTCCGGCTCGTGTTTCCGACGGCCGTGATCACGCCCTCGGCCTCGATGTAGTCGCCGGCGTAGACGGGCGCGAGGAAGTCGACCGAGTCGTAGGCGCGGAAGAGCCCCTCGTCGCCGTCGAGGCGGATCAGCAGCTCGGTCGCCACGTCGCCGAAGAGGCCGAGCATCCGCGCCCCGTCGACGAGATTCCCGCCGTAGTGCGCGTCGTGGCTCGACATGCGCAGACGGATGACGACCTTCAGACCTTCGCCGGGCTTCTTCTCTTCGCTCAACTTTCAGCTCCTCGGAAGCGGCCGCTCCCGGCCGAGGATAGGAACAACCCGGCACGGCGGCAACCTGCCGCCCCCCGCCGCGACGCCCGAACCGGGCTCCGCCTCACCCGAGCTTCCTCAACCCCGGCCAGACCTTCGCGAGCGGCCGCTTCATGCCGCGGCAGACCCAGACGTCGAAGTGCTGGTGCGGCATCGACCAGCGGTGCTCGACGTGTCCCGCCCACTCGACGCTCTCGAAGTGGCTCTCGAGAGTGGCCTTGTCGTCGTCGAGAACGATGAGGACCTCGCCGGTGAAGCCGCGGGGCCCCCAGTCGTGGTACGCGAGGTGGCCGCTCAGAGCCGGCGGAAGGCCCAGCGCCGGGCCGTAGAGGTCGATCGCTCCTGCCTGGCCGTAGTTCTGGCCGAAGACGCCCGCGCGAGCCCGGTCCACGGGCGGGAGCGCGTCGTAGACGCGCGCCACCTCGCGCGCCATCTCCTCCCAGCCGAAGCGGTCCGCATGGAGCTGAGGAAGCGGACCGAGCCGATGGGTCTCGATGCGCGGCTGCTCCAGGCCCGTCACTGCGGCGTAGCGCATGAAGACCTCGGGCGGCAGGCAGGGCAGAAACAGCGGTGCGAGCACCATCCCGGTCACGAGGAGGAGCGCGGTGTACGCCGCGACGGTCCTGAGCCGCCAGACCGTCGAAGCGAATCGCTCCGCCGCCACGCCGCCCGCGGCGAGGAGGACCGGGTACGCCGGAGCCGGGTAATAGGCCCGGCCGTTCAGGAGGAGCATCAGGCCGATCAGGACGAGGAAAGCCACGCCGAGGAAGCGCGCCCTCCGGACGGACGGGTGGAGGAGGAGGAAGATGAGCCCGCCCCCCCAGAGGAGGACGGCGAGCGGATGGAGCATCTGGACCTGCTGGCCGAGGAACGAGATGGGAGAGAGCGCCACGTCGCGCCCGTCGGCCCGGACCTGCTGCCAGGTGCGCGAGGTGAGGGAAGCCGTGAGCGACGTTCCAGGCGAGGTTGGGAAGGAAGACGAGGAAGGCCGTCCCCGCCGCGATCCAGGCCTCGCGGCGCCCCAGGAGCCGCCGCTCGGTCGTCGCGATGAGGCCCGCGAGGAGCGCGAGTCCCTGGAAGGCGAAGGCGTGCTTGTTCAGGAGCGCCAGCCCCGCGACGAGGCCGAGCGCCAGGGCGGCGCGCGGCCCGCCTCCTTTCACGAGCCTCAGGAGAAGCCACGCCGCGCCCGTCCAGAAGAGCGGGTCGAGCGCGTTCATCGTGTGGAGGCTGCTCATCAGCAGGTAGATCGGCGCCACGAGGACGGCGAGCCCGGCGAGAAAGGACGCCAGCCGCCCCCCACCGAGCTCCCTGGCGAAAAGGCCGGTCATCACCACGAGCGCCGCACCGGCGAGCGCCGGCACCAGCCGGACGGCGAGGAGCGACTCGCCGAGGAGGGCCCGGACGCCCGCCGTGAGGGCCGGGAAGAGGGGCGGCATGTCGACGAAACCGAAGGCAAGGTGCTTCGACAGGGCGAGGTAGTAGAGCTCGTCGACGAAGAAGCCGTAGCCGAAAGCGCCGGTCGTCAGGAGGTGCGCGAGGAGCTTCACGACTGCGACGAGCGCGAGGCCGCCGCCGATGCCACGCCCCGCCCATCCCGCCGGCGGCCCGCCCGTCCCGCCAGCCTCGTCTCGAGGCCCCTTCGGCCCCATCATTGCCGGGTCATGGCCGAGAAGCCTTCCGCGCCTAACCCCACAGAGGCCTTCCCCGCCAGGACCGGTCTCCTCTTCCTCGCCGTGACCGTCGCCGGGCTCCTGAGCGCGGGAATCGTCGTCACGGCGGATCTCGCCGAGGGCCACCGCGCCGACGTCGCGAAGGCGGTGGTGACCGAGCTGACGGGCGCCTGGACGATCCTCCTCGCCCTCCTCCCGGCGATCCCCTTCATGAGGCGCCGGCCCGTCGAGGGCGCCCGGTGGCCGGCGCGGCTCCTCCTGCACGCGGGGCTCTCCCTCGCCGTCGGGGCCGCGCATACGCTCCTTATGTGGGGGGTCCGGAGCGCGGTCTTCCCCCTTCTCGGCTGGGGCCCGTACGACTACGGGGACATGCGCTTCCGCTTCCCCATGGAGTACCTGAAGCAGGCCGCCGTCTACGTCCTCGTCTACGGGCTCGTCCGCTTCGTCGCCTGGCTCAGGCGGAGCCGCGAGTCGGAGCTGCGCGCCTCGGAGCTCTCGCGCCAGCTGACCGAGGCTCGGCTTGCCGCATTGAAGCGGCAGCTCGCGCCCCACTTCCTCTTCAACGCGCTCAACACCGTTTCGGCGTTCGTCCGCGAGGACCCCGCGCGGGCGGAAGCGATGATCGGCCACCTGAGCGCCTTCCTCCGAGAGACCCTCCGCCACGCCGACGCCGTCGAGGTCCCCCTCGGCAGGGAGCTGGAGTTCCTCTCGTCGTGGCTCGCGATCATGAAGGCCCGCTTCGAGGACCGCCTCGACGTGGCGGTCGACGTCCCGCCCGAGGCGCTCGGCGTCCTCGTCCCGCACCTCGTCCTCCAGCCGCTCGTCGAGAATGCCGTACGGCACGGCGCGGGCCTCGGGCCGATGCGCGTCCGCGTGAGGGCCGAGAGGTGCGGCGAGCGCCTCCGGCTCGTCGTCTCCGACTCGGGGCCGGGCCTCGACGGCTCGCCCGCCGACGCCCTGGCGCGCGGGACCGGCCTCTCGAACACCGTGCAGCGCCTGCGCGCCCTTCACGCCGACGACCAGCGGCTCGACCTCTCGGCCGGCCCCGACGGCGGCCTTGTCGTCACGGTCGAGGTGCCGTGGAGGGAGGCGGCGTGACGATCCGCGTCCTCCTGGCCGACGACGAGCCCCCCGCGCGGCGCAAGCTCGCGGCCCACCTGGGCGAGGAGCCCGGAGTCGAGATCGCGGGCGAGGCGGCGAACGGCCTCGAAGCGGTCGAGAAGATCGGGAGCCTCTCTCCCGACCTGGTCTTCCTCGACATTCAGATGCCCGGCCTCACCGGAATCGACGTTGTCGAGACGGTCGGCCCCGCCGCGATGCCGCCAGTCGTCTTCGTCACCGCGTACGACGAGTACGCCGTCCGCGCGTTCGACCTCGAGGCCGTCGACTACCTCCTGAAGCCCTACGACGCCGAGAGATTCCGGACGGCGATGGAACGCGCCCGCCGGCGCCTCGCCGGACCAGGCCCGGCGGCGTCGCTCGAGCGGCTCGTCGCTGCGCTCCGCCCCCGCCACCTCGACCGCTTCGTCGTCCGCGACGGCGAGAAGGTCCTCCTCGTGCCGGCGCGTTCCGTCCTTCGCCTCGAGGCGGAGGGGAACTACGTCCGCGTTCACACGGGCGAGGGGAGTCACCTCGTGCGCGAGACCCTCGCCCGCCTCGAGGAGCGCCTGGATCCCCGGCGTTTCGCACGGGTCCACCGGTCCGAGATCCTCGCCATCGAGGCGGTCCGCGAGCTCCTCCCTGGTCGCACGGCGACTACGTCGCCGTCCTGCGCAACGGCATCCAGGTGCGCGTCAGCCGCCGCTACCAGTCGAGACTGCTCGGCGACGCGCCGGACTGAGGACCCGGCCTCAGCCCCGGAGCGCCAGTCGCGCGGCGCCCAGGTGCCTCTCGATCGACTCCTGCCTCCGCGGGGCGTCCGAGGCGCTTCCGTTACCAGACAAGGCGCCCGAGAAGTCCGACAGGAGCGCACGCATCTCGGAGAGCGCTCCCCTTGCCTCCTCCATCGCCCTCTGCTCGGCCGTCGAGCCCCCCCCGCCGCACTTCCCATCGGCCGCGGAGATCGCGGACGAGGCGCCCTCCGCCTCCGAAGAGAACGCGGCCGGATCGATCGGGGCTCGCGCAAAGACCGTCGCCGCCTCCTGCACGCGCCGGCTCGCCTGTTCCACGGCCGTCAGGCACGCTTCGCCGGCAAAGCCCGGGGCGGTGCCGCTGGACGCGACCGGCGCGGCCGGCGCCGTCGACGAGCCAGGGTCCTTCGAGATCTTCCCGCTCTTCCAGAGCCAGATGGCCACGCCCGCGATCGCGATGAGCCAGAGGATCTGGTTGCGGTTCACGACGCCCTCTTGCTCGCCAGCGCGCCCTCGAGCAGGGCGCACCAGTCGTCCATGCCGTCTCCCTTGCGCGCCGAGACCTCGAGCAGCCGCGCGCCGGGGTTCAGTGTCGCGACCTGCCGCTTCACGGCCGCGACGTCGAAATCGACGTACGGAAGGAGATCGACCTTCGTCAGGACCGTCACCTTCGCTCTCGAGAAGATTGCCGGGTACTTGAACGGCTTGTCGTCCCCCTCCGCCGTCGAGAGGAGGACGATCTTGAAGTCCTCCCCGAGGTCGTAGGAGGTCGGACAGATGAGGTTCCCGACGTTCTCGATGAACAGAATGTCGAGACCGCGGAGCTTCTCCCCTTCCTCCCCGAGCGCCGCGTCGACCTGCCGTGCGTCGAGATGGCAGGCGCCACCTGTCAGGATCTGCCGCGCCGGGATTCCGGCCTTCCGCAGTCGGTCGGCGTCCCGCTCGGTCGCGATGTCGCCGTCGAGGCCGCCCATCTTCAGCTTCCCGGAGAGCCGCGCCACCGTCGCCTCGAGGAGAGTCGTCTTCCCGGATCCGGGCGAGGAGATGAGGTTCACGACGAGCGTCCGCTGGTCGCGGAACGACTCGCGGAGCGCCGCCGCAGCCGCCTGGTTGGCCGCGAGGACCTTCTGCTTGACGTCGACTTCGGGCATCGAGAACCTCCCGCCGCGCCGCGAGGACGGGCGGCGAGAGGATATCGCGGCAGGCAGGGTGGGACCCCTGATCCCGTACTGTGCGCCCGGGGGCACGTCACTGCCGGCGGCAATGCGGCACACGCGGTGATAGCTTTCCCCGGCGTGAGAAGACCCGGAAGGTTCTTCGAGGCCCTTTCGCCGTCCCTTTTCCTGCTGACGGCCGCCGGCTGCGCCCGCGCGGGCGGCGCCGCGGGCCCTCCTACGAACCCTGCGGAGAGTGGCGCCCGAGCGGAAAGGAAAGGCCGACCAGCCATGCTCGTCGTACGAAATCAGAAAGCCGTTGAAGTCGCTCCCGGGACGGTGATCGACCTCGTCGTCACGCGACCGGTCGCGGTTCCGCGCGAGCACCAGTTCGAGTGGCCTGCCTCTCCGGCGATCCACGGCGACGCCGTTCGTTTTCTCCGGCTGCAGATCGAGAAGCCGCCCCCCGATGTCGACGGCGGGGTGACGACCCATCACTACGAGCTCGAAGCGTCGAAGCCCGGAACGGCTCGAGTCACGTTGACGCCCACGTCGGCGAGCCCGGAGTCCGCGCACCCGCCCGTGAGCCTCGATGTCACGGTCGGCGCCGCACGCGCGAACGCATCCCCAACCCCTTCCACACCCTCACGGACCTGACCGGCCACCTCGTCTCGCGCTCGAGACGAGGTACGAGGCCCTGACCGGCCTCGTCACCCGGCGAGGAGAGCCTCCACCGCCTCGAGCGTCGGGGCCACCGGCACCGGCACGGTCACTCGGCGCGCCGCCGAGGGAACGTCCTCAGTCCCGTCCCCGTGACGAGGAGGACGACGCGCTCGACCGGGAAACGAGCCCTCGGCGACCGCGATCTCGAGCCCGGCGAGTGCGATCGCCGCCGCGGGCTCGGCGAAGACAGCCGTCGCGATCGCGAGGCGCGGGATCGCGTCGAGGATGGCCTCCTCGGAGACGAGGATGCCGCTGCCGCCCGAGGCGCGGATGTCCTTCAGCGCCATCACCGCGTTGCGGGGGGCCGACACCGTGAGGCTGTCGGCGACGCTCCCCGCGTCCGGCTCGGGCGTGATCTCCGCCGCGCCCGAGCGGAGGGCACGCGCGATGGCTCCCGACCGCTCCGGCTGGACGGCGACGAGGCGGGGCACGCGCGGCAGGAGACCGCAGCGGACGAGATCGGCGAAACCCTTCGCGATCCCCGCGATGATCACGCCGTCCCCCGTCGGGACGACGACGGCGTCCGGCGCCTCGGGCGCGAGGTCCCGCGCGATCTCGAGCGCGGCCGTCTTCTTCCCCTCGACCGTGAAGGGGTTGAGAGCGGTATTCCGGTTGTACCAGCCGAAGCGCGCACAGGCCGCGAGCGAAAGCTCGAAAGCCTGGTCGTACGTCCCAGCGACCGGGACGAGCGTCGCCCCGTAGCTCGCCATCTGGACCAGCTTGGCCGGAGGAGCCGAGGCCGGGACGAAGACGACCGTCTTGATCCCCGCGGCCGCGCCAGCTGCCGAGAGCGCCGTCGCGGCGTTTCCGGTCGAGGCCGCGGCGACCGTCTCGTACCCGTACTCGATCGCCTTGGCGACGACCAGGTGCGAGGCACGGTCTTTCGTGGAGCCCGAGGGGTTCCGGGTGTCGTCCTTCAGCCAAAGGCGCGGCATGCCGAGCGCCTCTCGCAGGCGCGGCACCGGAAGGAGCGGCGTTCCTCCGGCGGCGAAGGAGAAGAACGAGGAGGGCCCCCGTACCGGGAGAAAGGGCGAGAGGCCAACCGGCGAAGCGAGCGGGGCGTCCGGCCAGCGGCGCGGGAGCTCCCTCTCCGCCAGCTCGACCCTGAGGACGCCCCGAGTGAACCCTCCCGGCGCCTGGAGACGGGCGCAGGAGGTACAGACGTAGAGGGCGCGATCCTCGGGGTACCGGGTGCCGCATTCGTTGCAGAGGAATGTGAAGTCGGTCACGGCCGGGCATCGTAGCGCGATCCGAACGGAAAGAAGCCGCGAAGCGCGGCGTAAAATTGCTCTTTGGCGGAACGTCCGCCCCTTTTGCACGTCGCCGTCCCGTGGAGGCCGTGATGGGTCGAATCGTCCAGTCCGTCGCGATGTCGTACGTCCGCGGCTGCCTCGTCAGCGGCCTCGCCGCGATCTACGTCTTCGCGATCTTCATCGGGTCCTTCCTGCTCCCGCTCGGGAGGATGCATCGCACGCCGGGCTCCGATCCGAAGGAGATCTTTCTGCCGATCGGGATCGGGGCCTTCTTCCTGATGGTCCTGCCGGCGATCCTCGCGTACTTCGCCACGCGCTCGCGCAACGCGACGTTCGACAGGTTGTTCGGCTCCCTCGGCCTTGCCGCCTTCCCGTACGCGGTCCAGTACCGCCGGTACGAAGGGGCGTACGGAGGACGCCGCCTCCAGGGCTTCTTCTCGCGCGGCCCGCGCCTCGCCCTCGAGGCCGACCTGGCCGTCTGGACGAGGTTCGGCATAACGGCGGGCTCGGGCGACACGAAGCTCCTCGCGGCGCTGGCGGGCGAGAAGCCGATCCGGTTCGCCGTCGCCGCTTTCGACGGGCTCGACGTCTTTGGCGAGGAGGAGGCGTGGGTGCGCCGCGTCCTTGCCGAACCCGGCGTCCCGGCGCTCCTCGGAAGGCTCCTGAGGTTCAAGGGGCCGTTCGCCCGCAGGCAGCTCGTCCTGCGACCCGGGGCGCTCAACGTCACGTTCCACCTCTCGACGGCCTTCATGAACTGGATCCCCTCGCAGGCGCAGGTGAAGGACTGGGCCGACGCGCTCGTCGCGATTGCCGAGGTCGCCGAGCGCGTGCCTCCGCCGGAGAAGCCCGTTGCCCCGACCCGCCTCGAGCAGCAGGTCGACTCGGTGCGGCGCATGGGCTTCGCCGTCAATCCCGGCGCCCTCGCCCTCGGCACGATGCTCGTCACGTCCCTCGTGATTGCCGCGATCGCGGGGGTCATCGTCGTCGCGCAGAAGTCGTGCCGGCCGAGCCGGGGTCCCGGGAGCGTCGCCGAGGTGCGCGAGGTGCTCCACCACGTCGACGTCACCGCGCAGAACCTCCAGGTCGCCGAGCTGCCGGCCGCGAGCACACTCGACCTGTTTGGCTTCACGGGGTACCTCGGCTCGGTCGAGTCCGAGGACGACACGAGCCTTCGCGCCGTCGCGAAGGTCCCGAAGGGGGCGCGGATCGTCGTCGCCAAGAGCCCGGGCACGGGGGCGGCGCGCGAGGTCGAGTGGCTCTTCGACCCGCCGCTCTCCGCGAAGACGTCCGTGGTCGAGCAGCAGCTCGGGAAGCTCGAGCTCTCCCCGGCCTCCGGCGAGCCGAAGGCCGTCCTCGGGCTCGCGACGCCGAGGAAGGCCGACGGGGCGCGGTGGCCGGTCCGGGTTCGGGTCCAGTTCGAGGGAAAGGCCGGCGGACCGATCAGCCGGATCGCAGCGTACCGCGACGGGCCGGTTGCGCCGTCGGCGCCGA from Holophagales bacterium carries:
- a CDS encoding metal-dependent transcriptional regulator, whose translation is MSEPLEDYLETIYLLVQEHGFARVKDIAKARDVKAATVSIALRKLAEAELVNYVRREYIGLTEKGEEAARRVLTRHRLLTRFFEEVLGMSAHAASEQACAMEHVLTDEAMDRMVRFFEFLGTCPSVVKAFGQCPAGARPGDEHPCGTSSPDCARCSLNLQESSMSIASMKPGQSAIVTQITATGALRQRLLDMGILPETPIDVERSGPGGHPLWIRCQGARLALRRAEASSILVRRPA
- the feoB gene encoding ferrous iron transport protein B, which produces MTLTSIAPATTTDSAAKPRRLRVALAGNPNCGKTSLFNALTGARQHVANYPGVTVEKRTGAFEIDGEMADVVDLPGTYSLSAFSPEERVAEDELASGPDVVVVVADSMQLQRNLVLLAQVLLAGANPVLCLNMADEARAAGQKLDVPMMEKLLGIPVVETVASRGQGLPELLDALRRAAEAPLTGHRVVLGEQLDGALGAIAARLPLGPRSGLSREWTALRLLLDDDAVASRLAAVPTGETAVAEARRQRTRLESETGRAISVFVAERTFGFVDGLLRETRTPPPRIDTRVLSDRLDDVIAHRYLGLPIFGAVLYGIFWLTFTVGEAPMGWIEAGVGSLGELVTGFWPAGSESLLRSLLVDGIIAGVGGVLVFLPNILLLFLGLALLEDSGYMARAAFLTDRAMHRFGLHGKSFLPMMTGFGCSVPGILATRTLENERDRLTTMLVLPLMSCGARLPIWMLLVPAFFPPAWRAPALWLIYAAGVALALGLALLLRRTLLKGEDAPFVMELPPYRMPTFRSVVLKMLDRARLYLSKAGTVILGISILLWAATSFPKPSSYLIDGRVAAGEAVAATDVAAARAAEELEFSVAGRAGRFLEPAFAPLGFDWKMVTAMIGAFAAKEVFVAQMGIVYSIADPEEGAEGLRARLARDYSPLVGVSLILFLLISAPCMATIAVTKRESGRWRWALLQLFGLTAIAWLVSFLVYQGGRLVA
- a CDS encoding FeoB-associated Cys-rich membrane protein, which gives rise to MDTLITIAIVAAAAAWAGLRAWRRATAKAASCAGSCAGCAGSRDLRPAASSCPEGSDAAIPRAGAATGIPLPSRSERRG
- a CDS encoding 3-aminobutyryl-CoA ammonia lyase gives rise to the protein MKVVIRLRMSSHDAHYGGNLVDGARMLGLFGDVATELLIRLDGDEGLFRAYDSVDFLAPVYAGDYIEAEGVITAVGNTSRKMAFEARKVVRSAPEINDSAAEVLDPPVVVCRATGTCVTPKDRQRKS
- a CDS encoding histidine kinase; translation: MAEKPSAPNPTEAFPARTGLLFLAVTVAGLLSAGIVVTADLAEGHRADVAKAVVTELTGAWTILLALLPAIPFMRRRPVEGARWPARLLLHAGLSLAVGAAHTLLMWGVRSAVFPLLGWGPYDYGDMRFRFPMEYLKQAAVYVLVYGLVRFVAWLRRSRESELRASELSRQLTEARLAALKRQLAPHFLFNALNTVSAFVREDPARAEAMIGHLSAFLRETLRHADAVEVPLGRELEFLSSWLAIMKARFEDRLDVAVDVPPEALGVLVPHLVLQPLVENAVRHGAGLGPMRVRVRAERCGERLRLVVSDSGPGLDGSPADALARGTGLSNTVQRLRALHADDQRLDLSAGPDGGLVVTVEVPWREAA
- the hypB gene encoding hydrogenase nickel incorporation protein HypB, with the translated sequence MPEVDVKQKVLAANQAAAAALRESFRDQRTLVVNLISSPGSGKTTLLEATVARLSGKLKMGGLDGDIATERDADRLRKAGIPARQILTGGACHLDARQVDAALGEEGEKLRGLDILFIENVGNLICPTSYDLGEDFKIVLLSTAEGDDKPFKYPAIFSRAKVTVLTKVDLLPYVDFDVAAVKRQVATLNPGARLLEVSARKGDGMDDWCALLEGALASKRAS